Proteins encoded together in one Syntrophorhabdaceae bacterium window:
- the pal gene encoding peptidoglycan-associated lipoprotein Pal has translation MKTRSLGFVMLVVLVAISMSGCGCFQQQMRGEAAPPKAPEQAQAVAPEAKPVAPVVKETPSATAVPGIALNDINFDFDKYNIREKDAAILRADAPWFKANAGKRMRIEGHCDERGTVEYNLVLGQKRADSTKNFLVNLGIDGKYIETVSYGKEKPLDPGHNEEAWAKNRRAHFVPNP, from the coding sequence ATGAAAACAAGATCACTCGGTTTTGTAATGCTAGTTGTCCTCGTCGCAATATCAATGAGCGGCTGCGGATGTTTCCAGCAGCAGATGAGAGGCGAAGCCGCGCCCCCCAAGGCTCCGGAACAGGCTCAAGCTGTCGCCCCCGAAGCAAAGCCTGTTGCTCCAGTTGTAAAGGAAACCCCTTCGGCGACCGCCGTACCCGGCATAGCACTAAACGATATCAACTTTGATTTCGATAAATATAACATCAGAGAAAAGGACGCAGCTATCCTCAGAGCGGATGCCCCGTGGTTTAAAGCCAATGCAGGAAAGAGAATGAGAATCGAAGGGCATTGCGATGAGAGAGGAACAGTAGAGTACAACCTTGTCCTCGGTCAAAAGAGGGCGGATTCAACCAAGAATTTCCTCGTCAATCTTGGCATTGATGGGAAATACATTGAAACGGTAAGCTATGGGAAAGAAAAGCCTCTGGACCCGGGACATAACGAAGAGGCCTGGGCAAAGAACAGAAGGGCTCATTTCGTCCCCAACCCGTAA